The Brassica oleracea var. oleracea cultivar TO1000 chromosome C6, BOL, whole genome shotgun sequence genome includes a region encoding these proteins:
- the LOC106300621 gene encoding expansin-B5-like, producing MALFSGKYFCFIVALFAISLKPCSCHNNTRWNSAGITWYGDREGPGSTGGACGYGDAVAKHPYQCMVSAGGPSLFKDGTGCGACYRLVCDHPLCTKKPIKVMIADECAGCTKEAFHFDLSGKAFGALAKRGKGDELRNLGELKVRYKRACCKHPKSKIAIHVDAGANPYYMSFAVKFANGDGNFACVEIQPAGGKYLKMEEMRSAVWKLNPGCALKGPFNVRLTSAVTKKVIVAKDVIPEKWSPGAIYNSLVNFATPKKNSHKKPIQKKHK from the exons ATGGCATTATTTTCAGGCAAATATTTTTGCTTTATCGTTGCTCTCTTTGCAATCTCATTGAAGCCATGTTCTTGCCATAATAATACCCGCTGGAACAGCGCCGGCATCACTTGGTATGGTGACCGAGAAGGTCCTGGCAGCACAG GAGGGGCTTGTGGATACGGTGATGCAGTGGCAAAACACCCATACCAATGTATGGTTTCAGCCGGAGGACCTTCATTATTCAAAGATGGAACGGGTTGTGGGGCATGTTATAGG CTTGTATGTGACCATCCATTATGCACCAAAAAGCCGATCAAGGTAATGATAGCAGATGAGTGTGCTGGCTGCACGAAGGAGGCGTTCCATTTTGATCTTAGCGGTAAGGCATTTGGTGCACTGGCCAAACGTGGCAAAGGCGATGAATTACGTAACCTTGGGGAACTCAAGGTTAGGTACAAACG TGCATGTTGCAAACATCCTAAGAGTAAAATAGCTATTCATGTCGACGCCGGAGCAAATCCTTACTACATGTCGTTCGCCGTTAAGTTTGCAAACGGTGATGGAAACTTTGCATGCGTGGAGATTCAACCGGCTGGTGGAAAATACTTGAAAATGGAGGAGATGAGATCCGCCGTTTGGAAACTTAACCCAGGCTGTGCATTGAAAGGTCCGTTCAACGTCCGACTTACCTCCGCCGTAACCAAAAAAGTGATCGTTGCTAAAGATGTTATCCCGGAGAAATGGAGTCCCGGTGCTATTTACAATTCTCTCGTTAACTTCGCCACTCCCAAGAAAAACAGTCACAAGAAACCCATTCAAAAGAAACATAAATGA